From Ficedula albicollis isolate OC2 unplaced genomic scaffold, FicAlb1.5 N00771, whole genome shotgun sequence, a single genomic window includes:
- the LOC101813398 gene encoding transmembrane emp24 domain-containing protein 4-like, with product MGPPAQLRPPVLVGSGGTPGSGENPGSAGTPGSSWIPGSAGTPGLWCHSSLARSPWRFLGCHSHQDGGSWGVTLAMSHAHGCPLLAQVVLSRQYGSEGRFTFTSHTPGEHQICLHSNSTRMALFAGGKLRVPLDIQVGEHTNNYPEIAAKDKLTELQLRARQLLDQVEQIQKEQNYQRYREERFRMTSESTNQRVLWWSIAQTIILILTGIWQMRHLKSFFEAKKLV from the exons ATGGGACCCCCGGCTCAGCTGAGACCCCCGGTTCTGGTGGGATCTGGTGGGACCCCCGGTTCTGGTGAGAACCCCGGCTCCGCTGGGACCCCTGGCTCCTCTTGGATCCCCGGCTCCGCTGGGACCCCCGGGCTCTG gtgccactccagcctggccaggagTCCCTGGCGGTTCCTGGGGTGCCACTCCCACCAGGATGGGGGTTCCTGGGGTGTGACACTGGCCATGTCCCATGCCCATGGG TGCCccctgctggcacaggtggTGCTCTCACGCCAGTACGGCTCCGAGGGTCGCTTCACCTTCACGTCGCACACGCCGGGCGAGCACCAGATCTGCCTGCACTCCAACTCCACCCGCATGGCCCTGTTCGCCGGGGGCAAGCT CAGGGTGCCCCTGGACATCCAGGTGGGCGAGCACACCAACAACTACCCCGAGATCGCCGCCAAGGACAAGCTGACGGAGCTGCAGCTGCGCGCCCGGCAGCTGCTGGACCAGGTGGAGCAGATCCAGAAGGAGCAGAACTACCAGAGG TACCGCGAGGAGCGGTTCCGCATGACGAGCGAGAGCACGAACCAGCGCGTGCTGTGGTGGTCCATAGCCCAGaccatcatcctcatcctcaccgGCATCTGGCAGATGAGGCACCTCAAGAGCTTCTTCGAGGCCAAGAAATTGGtctag